The following nucleotide sequence is from Desulfobacterales bacterium.
TTATGTCTTTATAGGTTCCTTCATATGTTCCTGCAAAATTAATTAGAGATGAACTATCATCGGAAGAATCTCCGCCATCGCAACCTATAAAAGCAATCCCAAATATTAGTAATCCTATGTAACTATAAAATACAAAAATCGTTCTAAAATTATTTTTACACATAATTGATTATCTCCTAAATTATTATAATATTTAAATTTAATTAATTTTTTCCCGAGAACGGGCAATTATTAAATTTCGACGATTTTGCCTCATATAAAATTGATTTATTCCTTATTTTAATAAATTCCGCCGAATCCGCTCCATTTTGGTGGTTAATCCGCAACTATTTTTCTATACTGCTTTGCTTGATTATCTTACGTTTTCTGATATCAAGCTTTATCGCCTACCTTAAAACTATAGTCTTTCGAATCATTCATTCATCACTTGATGTATAACTTCAAACAGTTTTTTAGATATAACAGGCTTTGAAAGATAACCATTCATCCCGCATTTTATAAATCGATCCTTATCTTCTGTGTCTTCATGAGCGGTCATAGCAATAATCGGGATATTATGATCAAGCACATTAGATTCTGAATCTCGAATGATTTTTGTGGTTTCTAAACCATTCATCTCTGGCATTTCTATATCCATCAATACCACATCAAAATTTTCTTTTTCTAAAATCTTTATGGCATCTATTCCATTCTTCACAACAACAACCTTATGTGAATTTAGCAAACTCGCTGCAACTTCTTGATTTAAAATATCATCTTCTACTATAAGAATATTTAATTTCCCTATATTTATTTCAGTTTTCTTATTATTGGGTATAATTAAACAAAAAGGGTAAAATCCCCATAGACGTATTTGATTGTTTTTAGCTATACTTCAAGCATATTTTTCATTCTCAAAAACGAGCATTTTGAAGAAAATAATTTATACAAAATTGCCT
It contains:
- a CDS encoding response regulator, coding for MAKNNQIRLWGFYPFCLIIPNNKKTEINIGKLNILIVEDDILNQEVAASLLNSHKVVVVKNGIDAIKILEKENFDVVLMDIEMPEMNGLETTKIIRDSESNVLDHNIPIIAMTAHEDTEDKDRFIKCGMNGYLSKPVISKKLFEVIHQVMNE